Proteins from one Penaeus vannamei isolate JL-2024 chromosome 8, ASM4276789v1, whole genome shotgun sequence genomic window:
- the LOC113821989 gene encoding venom protease (The sequence of the model RefSeq protein was modified relative to this genomic sequence to represent the inferred CDS: added 73 bases not found in genome assembly), with amino-acid sequence MARREKVASLAVLLVSALRLVSPQAAENDPCQMESGAPGTCRAIESCPSVLESFRQNRPVHCGFSGRIPIVCCPEDPAEAVLGPILDVSPPKVNFECGVRSLKEVFIPLPETVSSRRRKRTIVGGVISDRNTWPWMALLGEVQGDLTFDWLCAGSLINDQWVLTAAHCFDRNNPNVVRLGEHDYSSTADDAQHEDFTVIEKVIYPNYTFPEAHHDLALLKLDKKVVLRKYILPVCLPWGLESSADLTGRNVTTTGWGATAHGGVGSSVLREVQVTVFPSSTCASRYKELVNYDRIWPQGIGEETLCAGEVDGGKDACQGDSGGPAVYANDLEIYTIAGVVSKGYGCGNKEFPGLYASTRHAEYLAWIRKIAF; translated from the exons CTGCAGAAAATGACCCGTGCCAGATGGAGTCCGGCGCCCCAGGAACCTGCCGGGCCATCGAGTCCTGTCCTTCTGTGCTCGAGTCCTTCCGCCAGAACCGGCCCGTGCACTGTGGCTTCAGCGGCCGGATTCCGATCGTCTGCTGTCCGGAAG ATCCGGCCGAGGCAGTGTTGGGACCTATACTGGACGTGTCTCCTCCAAAAGTCAACTTCG AGTGCGGCGTCCGGTCCTTGAAGGAAGTGTTCATCCCGCTGCCGGAGACAGTCTCCTCCAGGCGCCGGAAGAGGACGATCGTCGGCGGCGTCATCTCCGACAGGAATACGTGGCCGTGGATG GCGCTGCTTGGCGAAGTGCAGGGCGACCTTACCTTCGACTGGCTGTGCGCAGGGTCTCTCATTAACGACCAGTGGGTCCTCACCGCCGCTCACTGCTTCGACAGAAA CAATCCAAACGTGGTACGACTTGGAGAGCACGACTACTCTAGCACAGCCGACGATGCACAGCACGAGGACTTCACCGTCATAGAGAAGGTTATTTATCCAAATTATACCTTCCCTGAAGCCCACCACGACCTCGCCCTTTTGAAGTTGGATAAGAAAGTCGTCCTCAGG AAATATATCCTCCCCGTCTGCTTGCCTTGGGGTCTCGAAAGCAGCGCGGATTTGACGGGACGCAACGTAACGACGACTGGCTGGGGGGCAACAGCTCATG GTGGCGTGGGAAGCTCTGTCCTTCGCGAGGTGCAGGTGACAGTCTTCCCTTCGTCCACGTGTGCCAGTCGCTACAAGGAACTGGTGAACTACGACAGGATTTGGCCGCAGGGGATCGGGGAAGAGACGCTGTGTGCCGGGGAAGTTGACGGCGGGAAGGACGCTTGCCAG GGTGATTCGGGCGGCCCGGCTGTCTACGCGAATGACCTCGAGATCTACACTATCGCCGGCGTTGTCTCCAAAGGCTACGGCTGCGGCAACAAGGAATTCCCCGGCCTCTACGCCAGCACCCGCCATGCAGAGTACCTCGCGTGGATCAGGAAAATTGCTTTCTAA